The following proteins come from a genomic window of Candidatus Bipolaricaulis sibiricus:
- a CDS encoding RNA methyltransferase, with the protein MANLYVALLHFPMHSREGEIVATALTSMNVPDIARTARTYGVSRYYVVTPLATQRRIAERLCAFWMEEESLSNRREAVALVAVREDLEECYHEVSQAEGRPPLVWGTSARSDLPYPRLSWEQARAQLRDSPVLLLFGTGNGMANELLAACDALLPPVRARGYNYLSVRAAVAIILDRLKGEEV; encoded by the coding sequence ATGGCCAACCTCTACGTCGCCCTTCTCCACTTTCCAATGCACAGCCGAGAGGGAGAGATCGTGGCGACTGCGCTGACGTCGATGAACGTGCCGGACATCGCTCGCACCGCTCGCACGTATGGGGTGTCCCGCTACTACGTGGTCACGCCCCTCGCCACGCAGCGGAGGATCGCTGAGCGCCTGTGCGCATTCTGGATGGAGGAGGAAAGCCTGTCCAACCGACGAGAGGCAGTGGCGCTCGTCGCAGTGAGAGAGGATCTTGAGGAGTGTTACCACGAGGTCAGCCAGGCCGAAGGCCGGCCCCCTCTTGTGTGGGGCACGAGCGCACGCAGCGACCTTCCCTATCCCCGGCTGAGTTGGGAACAGGCGCGCGCTCAGCTCCGCGACAGTCCGGTGTTGCTGCTGTTTGGCACGGGGAACGGGATGGCCAACGAGCTTCTCGCCGCCTGCGACGCGCTCCTCCCCCCCGTGCGTGCTCGCGGGTACAATTACCTGTCGGTGCGGGCTGCGGTGGCCATCATCTTAGATCGGTTGAAAGGAGAGGAAGTATGA
- a CDS encoding LSU ribosomal protein L19p → MTGMDDLIHALEAKQVRDVPEFRPGDIIRFYERVSEGARERLQPFEGVVLCISGSGTRTMMTVRKIAAGVGVERTVPVHSPKLERIEVVKRNTVTKSRPYWLRRVSRIHKIE, encoded by the coding sequence ATGACGGGTATGGACGATCTCATCCACGCCCTCGAGGCCAAACAAGTACGAGATGTTCCCGAGTTTCGGCCCGGGGACATCATCCGCTTCTACGAGAGGGTGTCAGAGGGAGCGCGGGAGCGTCTTCAGCCCTTCGAAGGGGTTGTGCTCTGCATCTCGGGTTCGGGCACGCGAACGATGATGACCGTGCGCAAGATTGCGGCCGGGGTCGGGGTGGAGCGCACCGTACCCGTGCACTCGCCGAAGCTCGAGCGGATCGAGGTTGTCAAGCGGAACACGGTGACCAAGAGCCGTCCGTACTGGCTGCGCCGGGTAAGCCGCATCCACAAGATCGAATGA
- a CDS encoding Oxidoreductase molybdopterin binding protein → MVPGALPVGQRWVEKPVPYDIGPVPDVDLSGFRLRLFGSGERSCELSWDEVLALPQAEVRADFHCVTGWSVPDVRWEGVLTQEIIRLVRPHPDVTWVIAHGREGYTTNVPYAAFQEGRSLLAHRMNGVPLPPEHGFPLRLVIPSLYAWKSAKYLSGLEFLTGLRRGYWETRGYHDVGNPWRGERYRR, encoded by the coding sequence ATGGTGCCCGGAGCGCTCCCGGTTGGCCAGCGATGGGTGGAGAAGCCTGTCCCCTACGATATCGGACCGGTTCCGGACGTTGACCTGTCTGGGTTCCGGCTCCGCCTGTTCGGCTCGGGGGAGCGCTCCTGCGAGCTCTCTTGGGACGAGGTCCTGGCGCTCCCGCAGGCGGAGGTGCGAGCGGACTTCCACTGCGTTACGGGGTGGAGCGTGCCCGACGTTCGGTGGGAAGGGGTCCTCACTCAGGAGATCATCCGGCTCGTCCGGCCGCACCCCGACGTAACGTGGGTGATCGCCCACGGACGGGAGGGCTACACGACGAACGTGCCCTATGCCGCATTCCAGGAGGGCCGGAGCCTCCTCGCCCACCGGATGAACGGCGTGCCGCTCCCGCCTGAACACGGGTTCCCCCTGCGGCTCGTGATCCCCTCCCTCTACGCGTGGAAAAGCGCGAAGTACCTCTCGGGGCTGGAGTTCCTGACTGGTCTCCGCCGCGGGTACTGGGAGACGCGCGGCTACCACGATGTCGGCAATCCTTGGCGTGGGGAACGCTATCGGCGCTAG
- a CDS encoding Signal peptidase I translates to MSPWPRRRRKKEKRPPWIVRLLRRRGVRLSPRTEYWLGWAETIVEVGVIFWLTITFVTVRMTVPTGSMNPTIAPGDSFFVDILTYHFRDPAPGRVIVFWQLEELRVTDVTPGSPAAVAGVQAGDWITHVQYPTIGIGGEPVPSVRTANRRIEAAQGGDLAFVVLREAVGHQTLTVSVPSGATDLAALGIKWRSRQERYVKRLIAVGGQTVQIVGGKVLVDGQPLAPVAGRTYWTQGMGMQYGIAPTLVPRGHYFVLGDNTMNSYDSRYWGFVPEEELIGAPFFRVWPLSRFGPMNGYWWSGL, encoded by the coding sequence ATGAGTCCCTGGCCGCGTCGCAGGCGCAAGAAAGAGAAGAGACCGCCCTGGATCGTCCGCCTCCTGCGGCGCCGCGGGGTCCGGCTTTCTCCGCGGACCGAGTACTGGCTAGGCTGGGCAGAAACGATCGTCGAGGTTGGGGTCATCTTCTGGCTCACGATCACCTTCGTCACTGTCCGGATGACGGTGCCGACCGGGTCCATGAACCCCACGATCGCCCCCGGGGACTCGTTCTTCGTGGACATCCTCACCTACCACTTCCGTGACCCCGCGCCGGGGCGGGTGATCGTGTTCTGGCAACTCGAGGAGCTACGGGTCACCGACGTCACGCCCGGCAGCCCCGCCGCGGTGGCCGGGGTGCAGGCCGGAGACTGGATCACCCACGTCCAGTACCCCACGATCGGCATCGGGGGGGAGCCCGTCCCCTCCGTGCGCACGGCCAACCGCAGGATCGAGGCTGCCCAAGGTGGGGACCTTGCGTTCGTGGTCCTGCGTGAGGCGGTGGGGCACCAAACACTGACCGTATCGGTCCCAAGCGGTGCGACGGACCTGGCCGCGCTGGGGATCAAGTGGCGCTCTCGTCAAGAGCGGTACGTGAAACGACTCATCGCCGTCGGTGGTCAGACCGTGCAGATCGTCGGCGGGAAGGTGCTGGTGGATGGACAGCCGCTTGCCCCTGTCGCCGGACGCACCTACTGGACCCAGGGGATGGGCATGCAGTACGGGATCGCCCCGACTCTGGTTCCACGGGGTCACTACTTCGTGCTCGGCGACAACACGATGAACTCCTATGACTCGCGGTACTGGGGATTCGTTCCCGAGGAGGAGCTGATCGGGGCCCCGTTCTTCCGAGTGTGGCCCCTCAGTCGGTTCGGGCCGATGAACGGCTACTGGTGGTCGGGCCTCTAG